The Octadecabacter arcticus 238 genome contains a region encoding:
- a CDS encoding haloacid dehalogenase type II, whose amino-acid sequence MTITTCIFDAYGTLFDVGAAAREVAKEPGQAQLAAVWGTLSKDWRTKQLEYSWLRAISGTYIPFWQVTQDALDWAMDNNGLNDNALRAKLLSVYKELPAFPEVPAMLKALKEKDVNIAILSNGSPDMLVNAVRSAGIGEYLDDVLSVEEVNIYKPHRLVYDMVWERFDVPQTEVLFASSNGWDAAGAAGYGFGTVWVNRDGAPQDRLWAAPHRTLKDLSTIPDLV is encoded by the coding sequence ATGACAATCACCACCTGCATCTTCGATGCTTACGGCACACTGTTTGACGTGGGCGCCGCCGCGCGCGAAGTCGCCAAGGAACCCGGGCAGGCACAATTGGCCGCCGTTTGGGGCACCTTGTCCAAGGACTGGCGCACCAAGCAGCTGGAATATTCGTGGCTGCGCGCGATCAGCGGCACCTACATTCCGTTCTGGCAGGTCACACAGGACGCGCTTGATTGGGCGATGGACAACAACGGTTTGAACGACAACGCCCTGCGCGCCAAATTGCTGTCGGTCTACAAAGAACTGCCCGCCTTTCCCGAGGTCCCCGCCATGTTGAAAGCGCTGAAAGAAAAGGACGTGAACATCGCGATCCTGTCCAACGGCTCACCTGATATGCTGGTCAATGCGGTGCGCTCGGCTGGAATCGGTGAATACCTTGATGATGTGCTGTCGGTCGAAGAAGTGAATATCTACAAGCCGCACCGTCTGGTCTATGACATGGTCTGGGAACGCTTTGATGTGCCGCAAACCGAAGTCCTGTTCGCGTCGTCCAACGGCTGGGATGCTGCTGGTGCTGCTGGATACGGCTTCGGCACAGTCTGGGTGAACCGCGACGGCGCCCCGCAAGATCGTCTGTGGGCCGCACCGCACCGCACGCTCAAAGACCTCAGCACGATTCCCGATCTTGTCTGA
- a CDS encoding Zn-dependent alcohol dehydrogenase has translation MPRIKAAVCHAFGEPFVIEDIEIRAPIDGEVEVTLAACAICHSDITYAEGHWGGSLPAVYGHEAAGTVTATGPNAKGVAIGDKVVVTLIRSCGTCPSCSAARPTNCEEPYDGDHGPIKTADGGKLHQAMACGGFAEKVVVDASQVVTLPDGISMEAASLLACGVITGIGAVVNAAKVRPGQDVVVIGAGGVGLNAIQGAKIAGARRIVAVDMKPSKLAIAREFGATDAVLASTDEPWRQAKSLMGRGADAVLVTVGVAAVYDQAPRYLAKGGNVVMVGMPASGAFSSYEAANFAASGQGMIGSKMGDVVIKRDIPWMVDLYAQGRLKLDELISGTWSLDQINEAIADTKTGAAKRNVIVF, from the coding sequence ATGCCCCGCATCAAAGCCGCCGTTTGCCATGCCTTTGGCGAACCGTTCGTCATCGAAGACATTGAAATCCGCGCGCCGATTGACGGCGAAGTCGAAGTCACTCTCGCCGCCTGTGCAATCTGCCATTCAGACATCACCTACGCCGAAGGTCATTGGGGCGGCTCCCTTCCCGCCGTTTATGGCCATGAAGCTGCTGGAACCGTCACGGCGACCGGACCCAACGCCAAGGGCGTGGCGATCGGCGACAAGGTCGTCGTGACCCTGATCCGCTCTTGCGGCACCTGCCCAAGCTGTTCAGCCGCGCGGCCGACAAACTGCGAAGAACCCTATGACGGCGACCATGGCCCGATCAAAACGGCCGATGGTGGCAAACTGCACCAAGCCATGGCCTGCGGCGGTTTCGCCGAAAAGGTCGTCGTTGATGCCTCACAAGTCGTCACCCTACCCGACGGCATTTCAATGGAGGCCGCATCGCTTCTTGCCTGCGGCGTCATCACTGGCATCGGCGCAGTTGTGAACGCCGCCAAAGTCCGCCCCGGCCAAGACGTTGTTGTCATCGGCGCGGGCGGCGTCGGGCTAAACGCGATCCAAGGCGCGAAAATCGCTGGCGCACGCCGCATCGTCGCCGTTGACATGAAACCCTCAAAGCTCGCGATTGCACGTGAATTCGGCGCGACCGATGCGGTACTTGCCTCAACGGATGAACCGTGGCGGCAAGCCAAGTCGTTGATGGGGCGCGGCGCGGATGCGGTCCTCGTCACCGTCGGCGTCGCGGCCGTCTATGACCAAGCGCCCCGTTACCTCGCCAAAGGCGGCAACGTCGTCATGGTCGGCATGCCAGCCTCCGGCGCATTCTCCAGCTATGAGGCCGCCAATTTCGCCGCCTCAGGTCAAGGCATGATCGGTTCCAAAATGGGCGACGTGGTCATCAAACGCGACATCCCGTGGATGGTCGATCTCTACGCTCAAGGCCGTCTGAAACTGGACGAACTCATTTCCGGCACATGGTCCCTTGATCAGATCAACGAGGCAATCGCCGATACCAAAACAGGGGCCGCCAAACGCAATGTGATAGTCTTCTAG
- a CDS encoding mandelate racemase/muconate lactonizing enzyme family protein, giving the protein MKLQDLDIIITSPPAPGWGGRYWILVKVTTDTGITGWGECYASSVGPDAMTHVIRDVFERHMADENPENIELMFRRVYSSGFTQRPDLTVMGAFSGLEIACWDILGKDRDRPVHALIGGRLNDKIRAYTYLYPQKHHPLPDFWASADMAAEVAVSLVEQGYTAVKFDPAGPYTIRAGHMPSLHDIETSQAFCRKIRDAVGPRADLLFGTHGQFSTGGAIRMGQAIEQFSPLWFEEPIPPDAVEEMAKVARAVRIPVATGERLTTKAEFAQVLRAGAANIVQPALGRSGGIWETKKIATLAEVYNAQVAPHLYAGPIEWAANVQLAATLPNILMCETIETPFHDALIKSSITIENGYVNVPTAPGLGIDVDEALARAHPLTDDGLHLQMQQDPISYHAQNLFAGGAPVKDQT; this is encoded by the coding sequence ATGAAGCTGCAAGACCTCGACATCATCATAACATCCCCCCCCGCACCCGGTTGGGGCGGGCGCTATTGGATCTTGGTCAAAGTCACCACTGACACCGGCATCACAGGCTGGGGCGAATGCTACGCGTCCTCCGTGGGACCGGATGCAATGACGCATGTGATCCGCGACGTCTTTGAACGCCACATGGCCGATGAAAACCCTGAAAACATTGAACTTATGTTTCGCCGTGTCTACTCAAGCGGCTTCACCCAACGCCCCGATCTGACGGTTATGGGCGCGTTCTCCGGCCTTGAAATTGCCTGCTGGGACATCTTGGGCAAAGACCGCGACCGCCCTGTGCATGCCCTGATCGGCGGGCGACTGAACGACAAAATTCGCGCCTATACCTATCTTTACCCGCAAAAACACCATCCGCTGCCGGACTTCTGGGCCAGCGCTGACATGGCCGCAGAGGTCGCGGTCAGCTTGGTCGAGCAAGGCTATACAGCGGTCAAATTCGACCCCGCAGGCCCCTACACCATCCGCGCCGGCCACATGCCCTCGCTGCATGACATTGAAACATCCCAAGCGTTCTGCCGCAAAATCCGCGACGCCGTCGGCCCCCGCGCCGACCTGTTGTTCGGCACCCACGGCCAGTTTTCAACAGGCGGCGCGATCCGCATGGGGCAAGCCATCGAACAGTTCAGCCCGCTGTGGTTTGAGGAACCCATCCCACCAGACGCCGTCGAAGAAATGGCCAAAGTCGCGCGCGCCGTGCGCATCCCTGTGGCCACCGGCGAACGCCTGACGACAAAGGCAGAATTTGCGCAAGTTCTGCGCGCCGGAGCGGCCAATATCGTGCAACCCGCCCTCGGGCGTTCTGGTGGTATCTGGGAAACCAAAAAGATCGCGACCTTGGCCGAAGTCTATAATGCGCAAGTCGCGCCACACCTTTATGCAGGCCCGATCGAATGGGCCGCCAACGTGCAGCTCGCGGCGACGCTGCCAAATATCTTGATGTGCGAAACGATCGAGACGCCGTTTCACGACGCGCTTATCAAATCGTCCATCACAATCGAAAATGGCTATGTCAACGTCCCCACGGCCCCCGGCTTGGGTATTGATGTGGACGAAGCCCTCGCACGGGCCCACCCGCTTACGGACGACGGTCTGCACCTGCAAATGCAACAAGACCCGATCAGCTATCACGCGCAAAATCTATTTGCAGGCGGCGCTCCAGTGAAGGACCAAACCTGA
- a CDS encoding PspA/IM30 family protein produces the protein MFKTLSTLIAGVNARSEDRVRDAFAIELIDQKIREAEQSLKAAKATLASLIQRQRSEERQRDTLKNRIKDMMGRAQDAMDKRRDDLAGEAASVVAQMENELTIRIETCDRLSQKVIRLRNSIEAGHRRIIDLKQGAIQARAVRREQAIQTKLNSTIGRTSSTQETEDLISRVIGQDDPFEQSEILREIDCDLGHETLTDRMSDQGIGVSTRTTADDVLARLTPKKTA, from the coding sequence ATGTTCAAGACACTCTCAACCCTCATTGCAGGGGTCAACGCCCGCTCTGAAGACCGCGTTCGGGATGCCTTTGCCATTGAACTCATCGACCAGAAAATCCGCGAGGCTGAGCAGTCCCTGAAGGCCGCCAAGGCCACCCTCGCCTCCCTGATCCAGCGTCAACGGTCCGAAGAACGTCAACGTGACACCCTGAAAAACCGTATCAAAGACATGATGGGGCGGGCACAAGACGCCATGGACAAGCGTCGTGACGATTTGGCAGGCGAAGCCGCGTCCGTCGTCGCCCAAATGGAAAACGAACTCACCATCCGGATTGAGACCTGCGACCGCCTCTCCCAAAAGGTCATCCGCCTGCGAAATTCAATCGAAGCCGGTCACCGCCGCATCATCGACCTGAAACAGGGCGCAATACAGGCCCGCGCCGTGCGCCGTGAACAGGCGATCCAGACCAAGCTCAATTCGACCATCGGACGGACGTCATCCACCCAAGAAACCGAAGACCTCATCAGTCGCGTCATCGGCCAAGATGACCCGTTCGAACAGTCCGAAATCCTACGTGAAATCGACTGTGATCTGGGCCACGAAACCCTCACGGACCGCATGTCAGATCAAGGCATCGGCGTATCGACACGCACAACTGCTGACGATGTCCTTGCCCGCCTCACCCCCAAAAAAACTGCTTAA
- a CDS encoding threonine ammonia-lyase, with protein sequence MNIDLIRAAAIRLHGHARRTPLLSSQFLDDIAGRKVYVKPECLQHTGSFKFRGGWSALSGMDPEKRANGVIAYSSGNHAQGVALAARMHGVPSVIVMPSDAPALKIENTKALGAQVVLYDRDTEDRDEIGARIAADRGLTLVKPFDDPLVIAGQGTAGLEIAEDANALGLENIDVLVCCGGGGFTSGIALACEADAPTLRVRPVEPDGFDDVARSLISGKIERNAATSGNICDAIITPQPGDLTFPIMHRLCGPGLVIRENEALMAMAQAFLRLKLVAEPGGAAALAAALYRPDDIRGVGVIVTISGGNVDPAQFAQALATLD encoded by the coding sequence ATGAATATCGATCTGATCCGCGCCGCCGCCATACGTCTGCACGGCCACGCGCGGCGCACGCCGCTGCTGTCCTCACAGTTCCTTGACGACATCGCGGGCCGCAAGGTCTACGTCAAACCCGAATGCCTGCAACACACGGGATCGTTCAAATTTCGCGGCGGCTGGTCGGCACTATCCGGCATGGACCCCGAAAAACGCGCCAATGGCGTCATCGCCTATTCATCGGGCAATCACGCACAAGGCGTCGCTCTGGCGGCCCGGATGCACGGCGTGCCCTCCGTCATCGTCATGCCCTCCGACGCGCCCGCCCTCAAAATTGAAAACACCAAAGCCCTTGGCGCTCAGGTTGTCCTGTATGATCGCGACACAGAAGACCGCGACGAAATCGGCGCGCGCATCGCCGCCGATCGCGGCCTGACCTTGGTCAAACCCTTTGACGATCCACTGGTCATCGCAGGTCAAGGCACCGCAGGGCTTGAAATCGCCGAAGATGCCAACGCGCTTGGCCTTGAAAACATCGACGTTCTTGTCTGTTGCGGCGGCGGCGGCTTCACGTCCGGAATCGCTCTGGCCTGTGAGGCAGACGCCCCCACTCTGCGCGTCCGCCCCGTCGAACCGGACGGCTTTGACGACGTCGCACGCTCCTTGATCTCGGGCAAGATCGAACGCAACGCCGCCACCTCCGGCAATATCTGCGACGCAATCATCACCCCGCAACCCGGCGATCTGACCTTCCCGATCATGCACCGCCTGTGCGGACCCGGCCTTGTTATCCGCGAAAACGAAGCCCTTATGGCAATGGCACAGGCGTTCCTGCGCCTCAAACTCGTCGCTGAACCCGGCGGTGCCGCAGCCCTTGCTGCGGCCCTTTACCGACCCGACGACATCCGCGGCGTCGGCGTCATTGTCACCATCAGCGGCGGCAATGTTGACCCCGCCCAATTCGCGCAAGCCCTCGCCACACTGGACTGA
- a CDS encoding lysophospholipid acyltransferase family protein produces MSLPRKFAARFVGLAIALFARFITAVRADWQGIEPINKQRVYFANHVSNADMPMIWSCMPPNIRRDVRPVAAADYWLKNKLRAFVGPEVFNCVLVDRRPEARDANHDPMQNILDALDDGSSLIISPKGNRNMTNDPLLPFKSGLYNMGKARPDVDLVPTWIANVTEIMPKGEVIPLPLICTVTFGAPIHVAPDESKDDFLKRASAALVGLAPKDVRL; encoded by the coding sequence ATGTCCCTTCCCCGCAAGTTTGCAGCTAGATTTGTTGGCCTCGCGATTGCGCTGTTTGCGCGGTTCATCACGGCCGTGCGTGCAGATTGGCAGGGGATCGAGCCGATCAACAAACAGCGGGTCTATTTTGCCAATCACGTCAGCAACGCCGACATGCCGATGATCTGGTCCTGTATGCCCCCCAACATCCGCCGCGATGTACGCCCCGTGGCCGCCGCCGATTACTGGCTGAAAAACAAACTACGCGCCTTCGTCGGACCGGAGGTTTTCAACTGCGTCTTGGTCGATCGCCGCCCAGAGGCGCGCGACGCCAACCATGACCCGATGCAAAACATTCTGGATGCTTTGGACGATGGATCATCCTTGATTATTTCCCCCAAAGGCAACCGCAACATGACCAACGATCCGTTGCTACCGTTCAAATCAGGCCTTTATAACATGGGCAAAGCCCGCCCCGATGTTGATCTTGTTCCGACATGGATCGCAAATGTCACCGAAATCATGCCCAAAGGCGAGGTCATTCCTCTGCCGCTGATTTGCACCGTCACCTTCGGCGCCCCGATCCATGTCGCGCCCGACGAATCCAAAGACGACTTTCTCAAACGCGCATCAGCTGCGCTTGTCGGGTTGGCCCCAAAGGATGTGCGCCTATGA
- a CDS encoding TetR/AcrR family transcriptional regulator: MAGKVEIRRAALRDALIQHAQTRITADGLKNLRARDLAKDAGCALGAIYNVFGDLNDLVLAVNARTLKRLGAAVAQSLADAPQDATQQLIVMSHAYHRFAAENFNTWRALFDIERPRGEAAHGWYLHEMGQLFAYIDAPLSVIFPQHTAEIRALLTKALFSSVHGIVLLGLDEGSVGVPAAHLEEMIALILGHLAT, from the coding sequence ATGGCCGGAAAAGTCGAAATTCGTCGCGCAGCACTGCGCGATGCCCTTATCCAACATGCGCAAACGCGGATTACAGCTGACGGGCTGAAAAACCTGCGCGCCCGCGATCTCGCCAAAGACGCAGGCTGTGCGCTCGGCGCGATCTATAATGTGTTCGGCGATCTCAACGACCTCGTGCTTGCCGTGAACGCCCGAACCTTAAAGCGGCTTGGCGCAGCGGTTGCGCAATCGTTAGCGGACGCTCCACAAGACGCAACACAGCAGCTTATCGTGATGTCGCACGCCTACCACCGCTTCGCCGCCGAAAACTTCAACACATGGCGCGCGCTGTTTGATATCGAACGCCCCCGCGGTGAAGCCGCGCACGGCTGGTACCTGCACGAAATGGGCCAATTGTTCGCCTACATCGACGCGCCGCTGTCTGTTATTTTCCCCCAACACACAGCCGAAATTCGCGCACTTTTAACCAAGGCCCTGTTTTCTAGCGTGCATGGAATCGTGCTTTTGGGCTTGGATGAGGGCTCTGTAGGGGTCCCAGCCGCACACCTTGAAGAAATGATTGCTCTTATTCTCGGGCACTTAGCCACATAA
- a CDS encoding alpha/beta fold hydrolase, with translation MGTFTAADGSQLYYTDEGFGLPILALAGLTRNTGDFDHVAPHLLKSEAVRLIRMDYRGRGQSDWADPASYTILQESADAIALLDHLSIDKAAIIGTSRGGIIAMMLAATHKHRLLGVALNDIGPHIEAAGLSDIKDYIGRNPTQATLADAADFRARAWSHFNGVPQDRWLHEVTNHYVETANGLIIKYDPKLRDAVLGSGTQLAPDLWPLYEKLADLPLALLRGDASDLLSAVTFDQMRNLRPDAHAATVLGRGHVPFLDEPESLAVLNGWILSL, from the coding sequence ATGGGGACGTTTACAGCGGCTGACGGCAGCCAGCTCTATTATACCGACGAAGGGTTCGGGCTGCCCATCCTCGCGCTCGCGGGGCTGACCCGAAACACTGGCGATTTTGACCATGTCGCACCGCACCTGCTCAAGTCCGAGGCCGTCCGCCTGATCCGCATGGATTATCGCGGGCGCGGCCAGTCTGATTGGGCCGATCCCGCCAGCTACACGATCCTGCAAGAATCCGCCGACGCGATTGCCCTGCTAGATCATCTTTCCATCGACAAGGCGGCCATCATTGGCACGTCGCGCGGCGGTATCATCGCGATGATGCTGGCGGCCACCCACAAACACCGCCTGCTCGGCGTGGCGCTCAATGATATCGGCCCGCATATCGAAGCCGCAGGCCTCAGCGACATCAAAGACTATATCGGCCGCAATCCAACGCAGGCGACCCTTGCGGACGCTGCCGACTTTCGCGCCCGCGCATGGTCGCATTTCAACGGCGTGCCACAGGATCGCTGGCTGCACGAGGTCACAAACCACTACGTTGAAACCGCCAATGGCCTGATCATCAAATACGACCCGAAACTGCGCGACGCTGTGCTGGGGTCCGGAACCCAACTCGCGCCCGACCTCTGGCCGCTCTATGAGAAACTCGCGGACCTGCCGCTGGCCCTGCTGCGCGGCGATGCGTCCGATTTGCTGTCTGCGGTGACGTTCGATCAAATGCGCAACCTGCGCCCCGATGCCCACGCAGCCACCGTTTTGGGGCGCGGCCATGTCCCGTTCCTCGACGAACCTGAATCCCTCGCGGTTCTGAACGGCTGGATCCTGAGCTTATGA
- a CDS encoding alpha/beta fold hydrolase, producing MIDNIEVKGATLNAQFMGEGPPIVFLHGLGADMSVFDGLAHRFPDHKIIRFDLRGQGQSSVPDGPYTMGGLIADTEAVLDHYGVRDAVVFGLSMGGMIAQGLAVKRLDLVRGMVLCATAAKFGQADPWHARAVTARTKGMAALVDETLARWNAKDEDALARARFINANPEGYAASCEAIAGSDFYTPTAGLRLPTLGLCGDRDKSTPPDLVREKTDLIPGSTFQLIRGVGHLVPETHADVVAGYLYEFLVGIGHM from the coding sequence ATGATTGACAACATCGAGGTCAAAGGCGCAACGCTGAATGCCCAATTCATGGGTGAAGGTCCGCCCATCGTGTTTCTGCACGGCCTTGGCGCCGACATGTCGGTGTTTGATGGCCTTGCGCACCGCTTTCCAGACCACAAAATTATCCGCTTTGATCTGCGCGGCCAAGGCCAGTCCAGCGTACCGGACGGCCCCTATACAATGGGCGGCCTGATCGCCGACACCGAAGCCGTGCTTGATCATTACGGCGTACGCGACGCCGTTGTTTTTGGCCTATCGATGGGCGGCATGATCGCCCAAGGCCTCGCGGTGAAACGCCTTGATCTGGTGCGCGGGATGGTTTTGTGCGCCACCGCCGCCAAGTTCGGTCAGGCCGACCCGTGGCACGCCCGCGCCGTCACCGCGCGCACCAAAGGCATGGCAGCCCTTGTTGATGAAACACTGGCGCGGTGGAACGCCAAAGACGAAGACGCCCTCGCCCGCGCGCGATTTATCAACGCCAATCCCGAAGGCTACGCGGCCTCCTGCGAAGCGATTGCAGGCAGCGATTTTTACACGCCCACGGCCGGTCTGCGTCTGCCGACGCTTGGTCTGTGCGGTGATCGCGATAAATCGACGCCACCCGATCTGGTGCGTGAAAAAACCGACCTTATTCCCGGATCGACGTTCCAACTGATCCGTGGCGTGGGGCACCTCGTCCCCGAAACCCACGCAGATGTTGTGGCTGGGTATCTCTATGAATTTCTCGTCGGCATTGGCCACATGTGA
- a CDS encoding TCR/Tet family MFS transporter: MNAPQRKRAFTFILITLTLDAMGIGLIMPVMPDLIRAVNGGSLGTAAIWGGILATAFAVMQFIFGPILGSLSDRYGRRPVLLISLLVMSLDYLVMAVAGSIWLLFATRIIGGITAATMATASAFIADISKPEEKSANFGLIGAAFGLGFVLGPVIGGLLGEFGARAPFYAAAALGTANLIFGYYVLPETVTDRIRRPFSLRRANPFGAFKALGQLDGVRRLVFLVFLYEFAFIVYPATWAYFTKEAYGWSPGMVGASLALFGVGMAIVQGALIRPALRRFGERGTIIYGITFNFLAFAVLTQITTGWVALAFIPLTSLGAVVTPALQGLMSQRAGDDQQGELQGVISSAKSMAMIFSPLVMTQIFYVFTTDTGPYFPGAAFALSAGIMIACMVVFLGRTRQTAT, translated from the coding sequence ATGAACGCCCCACAGCGCAAACGCGCCTTCACCTTTATCCTGATCACACTCACGCTGGACGCCATGGGCATCGGGCTGATCATGCCGGTGATGCCCGACCTTATCCGCGCAGTGAATGGCGGCAGCCTTGGCACCGCTGCGATTTGGGGCGGCATTCTGGCAACAGCATTTGCAGTGATGCAATTCATCTTTGGCCCGATCCTCGGCTCGCTCTCTGATCGCTATGGTCGCCGCCCCGTGCTGCTGATCTCGCTGCTGGTCATGTCGCTCGATTATCTGGTCATGGCCGTGGCAGGCTCCATCTGGCTGTTGTTCGCAACCCGCATCATCGGCGGCATCACGGCGGCCACCATGGCAACAGCCTCCGCCTTTATCGCCGACATTTCCAAACCGGAAGAAAAATCCGCCAACTTCGGGCTGATCGGCGCGGCCTTCGGTCTCGGTTTCGTACTTGGCCCCGTGATCGGTGGCCTGCTGGGTGAATTCGGCGCCCGTGCGCCGTTCTATGCCGCAGCCGCACTGGGCACCGCAAACCTGATCTTCGGCTACTACGTGCTGCCCGAAACCGTCACAGATCGCATACGCCGCCCGTTCTCGCTGCGCCGCGCCAACCCGTTCGGCGCATTCAAAGCGCTGGGGCAACTTGACGGCGTGCGCCGCCTGGTCTTCCTCGTGTTTCTGTATGAATTCGCCTTTATCGTCTATCCTGCAACTTGGGCCTATTTCACCAAAGAAGCTTATGGATGGTCCCCCGGCATGGTCGGCGCGTCCCTTGCGCTGTTCGGCGTCGGCATGGCAATTGTCCAAGGGGCGTTAATCCGCCCTGCCCTGCGCCGCTTCGGTGAACGCGGCACAATCATCTATGGCATCACCTTTAACTTTCTAGCCTTCGCGGTGCTGACGCAGATCACCACGGGCTGGGTCGCGCTTGCCTTTATCCCGCTCACGTCCCTCGGCGCGGTGGTCACACCGGCACTGCAAGGCCTGATGTCACAGCGCGCGGGCGATGATCAACAAGGCGAACTTCAGGGCGTCATTTCATCAGCCAAATCCATGGCGATGATCTTTTCGCCACTGGTCATGACGCAAATCTTCTATGTCTTCACGACCGACACCGGCCCCTACTTTCCGGGCGCTGCTTTCGCGTTGTCCGCTGGCATCATGATCGCCTGTATGGTGGTCTTTCTGGGCCGTACCCGCCAAACCGCGACCTAA
- a CDS encoding endonuclease/exonuclease/phosphatase family protein: MTRFTIASFNVKNLIGADKVYYKFQSYTPEESAWKQDWMAEQLLTMDADIVGFQEIFEQDALRDVIAHADSLGQTSNDAAIPDPSQRYHRKAIFRKLAYTPYGTTGLAFAPNSADTGEAGQRRPGVAIVSRFGFVGMPEIIQDLPEPVDIPFSALRGADNPDDAGHYRLRRLSRPILKARIPVDGQTITVFNCHLKSKLGEHVTPAGAEFSPASDLTNYDPVARALGSLPAALRRMAEAWVLRREIIAELDAGNPVMVRGDFNDGEHAVSSEIISGETPFKNYAWMLRHDAKTSRDRYSDAQNEQITEDINRVRLHSAEKMFVRKSARDMVYTSAFGGTFESIDQIYMSRHFHPDYANKIGEMEYFSVLNDHLTDGSHPEAPYNKLASDHGQIIAHMVMDGVGS, translated from the coding sequence ATGACCCGTTTCACCATCGCCAGCTTCAATGTCAAAAACCTCATCGGCGCGGACAAGGTATATTATAAATTCCAGTCCTACACGCCAGAAGAATCCGCGTGGAAACAGGATTGGATGGCCGAACAACTGCTGACAATGGACGCCGACATTGTAGGTTTTCAGGAAATCTTCGAACAGGACGCTCTACGCGACGTGATCGCGCACGCCGACAGCTTGGGCCAAACCTCAAACGACGCCGCAATTCCCGACCCCTCCCAACGCTATCACCGCAAAGCGATTTTCCGCAAACTCGCCTACACCCCCTACGGCACAACGGGTTTGGCCTTCGCGCCCAATTCCGCCGATACGGGCGAGGCAGGCCAACGTCGCCCGGGAGTCGCGATCGTCTCGCGCTTCGGCTTCGTCGGAATGCCAGAAATCATCCAAGACCTGCCCGAACCTGTCGACATCCCGTTTTCGGCCCTGCGCGGCGCAGACAATCCGGATGACGCGGGCCACTACCGCCTGCGCCGCCTCTCCCGCCCGATCCTTAAGGCGCGCATTCCGGTTGATGGCCAGACAATCACCGTTTTCAACTGTCACCTGAAATCCAAATTGGGCGAACATGTCACCCCCGCTGGCGCGGAATTTTCGCCTGCCAGCGATTTGACGAACTATGACCCCGTCGCGCGCGCCCTCGGCTCCCTGCCTGCCGCATTGCGGCGCATGGCCGAAGCATGGGTGCTGCGCCGCGAAATCATTGCCGAACTCGACGCGGGGAACCCCGTCATGGTGCGGGGTGATTTCAACGACGGCGAACACGCAGTCTCCTCTGAAATCATCTCCGGCGAAACACCGTTCAAGAATTACGCATGGATGCTGCGCCACGATGCGAAAACCTCGCGCGACCGCTATTCGGACGCGCAAAACGAACAGATTACCGAAGACATCAATCGCGTCCGCCTGCACTCCGCCGAAAAGATGTTCGTGCGCAAATCCGCCCGCGACATGGTCTATACATCGGCCTTTGGCGGCACATTCGAATCCATCGACCAGATTTACATGTCGCGCCACTTTCACCCCGATTACGCAAACAAGATTGGCGAAATGGAATACTTTTCCGTGCTCAACGACCATCTAACCGATGGCTCCCACCCAGAAGCACCCTATAACAAACTCGCATCAGATCACGGCCAGATCATCGCGCATATGGTCATGGACGGGGTCGGATCATGA